A DNA window from Pseudomonas sp. GD03919 contains the following coding sequences:
- a CDS encoding transposase, whose product MPRLLLNDEHWSKLREILLHKAIYNKRDLRMTVEGMLYRMRTGCPWRDLPKAFGNWNKGYDSERIREQVERQGAKAVIPRKRNSVKGNANLDRGLYRNRHLVENAFARLKHYRAVASRFDKLKRNYESVVAMAYAFLWLPM is encoded by the coding sequence ATGCCCCGATTACTACTCAACGACGAGCATTGGTCGAAGCTGCGGGAAATTCTCCTGCACAAGGCCATCTACAACAAGCGTGATCTACGAATGACCGTGGAGGGCATGCTGTACCGCATGCGCACGGGATGTCCCTGGAGAGACCTGCCCAAGGCGTTTGGTAACTGGAATAAGGGCTATGACAGCGAGAGAATCCGAGAGCAAGTTGAGCGACAAGGGGCCAAGGCCGTGATCCCGAGGAAGCGTAACTCTGTGAAAGGCAACGCGAATCTGGACAGAGGCCTGTACCGCAATCGCCACCTGGTGGAAAACGCTTTCGCCCGGCTGAAGCACTACCGGGCGGTGGCCTCTCGATTCGACAAGCTCAAGAGAAATTACGAGAGCGTGGTGGCCATGGCCTACGCCTTCCTATGGTTGCCCATGTAA